A window of the Fusarium poae strain DAOMC 252244 chromosome 3, whole genome shotgun sequence genome harbors these coding sequences:
- a CDS encoding hypothetical protein (BUSCO:9718at5125), whose translation MEKSQDFKSLQNSIQKSLVSTIKTVNRIAAEDLSFQRTVNPNVSQQLDDRTSRILELSTRLLQSTGKSCGVKAPKLEDVEDIEMKWRGVVDVVDSSLEKADTALDEYTGLVKRKEPPASDFNKAKKPKSTNKVIRNANMSKPQLQFERKPDNFAPPPWKPMLTSKPNAKVSLEESLNIVPDETGTPQYQHPYEHEIVRMIYPKRVFKQAEPIMYQPVDTTEATFVDTYEGVLEMLEELKKAKEIAVDLEHHDFRTYVGLVSLMQISTREKDWIVDTLQPWRHKLEVLNQVFTDPKIVKVFHGAYMDMVWLQRDLGLYVNGLFDTFFACEQLNYPAKSLAYLLSKFVDFDADKQYQLADWRIRPLPKEMLYYARSDTHYLLYIYDRVRNELIAASDKFDADKDFIGRALERSREQSLSRYEQPGYDEETGEGSRGWYSYVFKNSHMAFDIEQFSVFRALWKWRDDTARKEDESTNFVLSTRDVAEIARINPPDAKALHSLLPLNASLARPRFNEIWEYIKETKAKGGRSLLHFFTSMAPDSLMRNGVPIAARKTTKLPDLDGEVTVSRLTRSQLFGDMPISTQWDVSTRRPETEEDLIPFPWQKFVQQGTIEGDVQHNTVTDPAVVPEQPSNVENAGGSAQVEEEDEEFTLKRGQKRKSEAVEESDSSEEGAESSDSDSDEEMQDDDGVIAIEDESGEAESRSARRKQRKAEEKKAKEEQIRRQEAKKARKAQKKQRKEDDKVKKFDAVPFDYSKAASVVNAKREPTADVKGKKRVFDPYSKSADTDIKGARKAPPVRGERSATFKK comes from the exons TCCAGAATAGCATTCAGAAGTCACTTGTCTCGACAATCAAGACTGTGAACCGGATCGCTGCCGAAGACTTGAGCTTTCAGCGTACAGTCAATCCTAACGTGAGCCAACAGCTTGACGACCGAACTTCACGAATCCTTGAATTATCCACACGGCTGTTGCAATCAACCGGAAAGTCATGTGGTGTCAAGGCGCCTAAGCTTGAAGATGTGGAAGATATCGAGATGAAGTGGAGAGGGGTGGTCGATGTCGTCGATTCATCACTCGAAAAGGCCGACACAGCGCTGGATGAATACACAGGACTTGTTAAAAGAAAGGAGCCTCCTGCTTCTGATTTT AACAAGGCAAAGAAACCGAAATCGACGAACAAGGTCATTCGAAACGCCAACATGTCCAAGCCTCAACTTCAGTTTGAGCGAAAGCCCGACAACTTTGCTCCACCACCTTGGAAACCAATGCTTACATCCAAGCCAAACGCCAAGGTGTCTTTGGAAGAGAGCCTCAATATCGTGCCTGACGAAACCGGGACGCCGCA ATATCAACATCCTTACGAGCACGAGATTGTCCGCATGATATACCCAAAACGAGTTTTCAAACAAGCCGAGCCCATTATGTATCAGCCTGTTGACACGACCGAAGCAACTTTTGTTGATACATATGAAGGCGTTCTCGAAATGCTGGAAGAGCTCAAGAAAGCGAAAGAGATTGCGGTAGATCTGGAACATCACGACTTCAGAACCTATGTCGGACTTGTGTCCCTGATGCAGATTAGCACACGTGAGAAAGATTGGATCGTGGATACTCTGCAACCCTGGCGCCATAAACTCGAAGTTCTCAATCAGGTCTTTACTGACCCCAAGATCGTCAAG GTTTTCCACGGTGCGTATATGGACATGGTATGGCTGCAGCGAGATTTGGGACTTTACGTGAACGGTCTCTTTGATACATTTTTCGCATGTGAGCAACTTAACTACCCTGCCAAGAGTCTTGCGTACCTACTGTCCAAGTTTGTCGACTTTGACGCGGACAAACAATATCAATTAGCGGATTGGAGAATACGGCCATTGCCCAAGGAGATGCTGTACTATGCTCGGTCTGATACCCACTACCTACTTTACATTTACGATCGTGTACGAAACGAGCTTATCGCAGCCTCAGATAAATTTGATGCCGATAAAGACTTCATTGGTCGTGCCCTTGAAAGATCAAGAGAACAATCTCTGTCTCGCTACGAACAGCCCGGTTACGATGAGGAGACCGGCGAAGGTTCTCGCGGTTGGTACTCGTACGTTTTCAAGAACTCTCACATGGCTTTCGATATCGAGCAATTTTCCGTCTTCAGAGCCTTGTGGAAATGGAGAGACGACACAGCCAGGAAGGAGGATGAGAGCACCAACTTCGTTCTCAGTACCAGGGACGTTGCAGAAATTGCTCGCATCAACCCACCGGACGCAAAAGCCCTTCACAGCTTACTGCCTCTGAATGCATCGCTAGCCAGGCCGCGCTTCAATGAGATCTGGGAATACATCAAGgagaccaaggccaagggtgGCCGAAGTTTGCTTCATTTTTTCACTTCGATGGCACCGGACAGTCTTATGAGGAATGGCGTCCCTATTGCAGCCAGGAAGACAACAAAGTTACCAGACCTTGATGGAGAGGTCACGGTCAGTAGGCTGACTCGATCGCAGTTATTTGGAGATATGCCGATCAGTACTCAGTGGGATGTTTCGACGCGACGTCCGGAAACTGAAGAGGACCTTATTCCGTTCCCCTGGCAGAAGTTCGTTCAACAGGGCACGATTGAGGGAGACGTTCAACACAATACCGTCACCGACCCGGCTGTGGTCCCTGAACAACCCAGTAATGTGGAGAATGCAGGGGGCAGTGCTCAagttgaagaggaagatgaggaattTACTCTAAAGAGAGGCCAGAAACGAAAGTCAGAGGCGGTGGAAGAATCTGATTCAAGTGAGGAAGGGGCCGAATCCTCAGATTCAGACAGTGACGAGGAGAtgcaagatgatgatggagtcATTGCTATCGAGGATGAGTCTGGTGAAGCAGAATCCAGGAGTGCCCGTCGCAAGCAACGCAAGGCAGAGGAGAAAAAGGCTAAGGAAGAACAAATCCGACGAcaagaggccaagaaggcccGCAAAGCCCAGAAGAAACAGAGAAAGGAAGatgacaaggtcaagaagttcGATGCGGTGCCTTTTGATTATAGCAAGGCCGCATCAGTGGTCAATGCGAAGAGGGAACCAACCGCCGatgtcaagggcaagaaaaGGGTGTTTGACCCTTATTCCAAGTCTGCAGACACGGACATCAAGGGAGCTCGTAAAGCACCTCCGGTGAGAGGCGAGCGAAGCGCAACATTCAAGAAATAA